From Bdellovibrio sp. KM01:
CGCTGGGTGTACAATCGTATTCAACACATGATCGCACTGACACCAGTTCATCGCCAGAACCTTATCGAGCACCTTCCGATCGCGCCGGAAAAGATTGTGGTGATTCCAAATTCAGTGGATACCAACTGGTTTAATCCGGTTCGCCGCGATTCATTGCTTCGTAAGCAATGGGGCAATGACGATCAGACTTTGCTGATTGGTTTGATCGGGCGCCTGGATAAGGCCAAGGGGCAGAGTGTTCTATTAAAAGCAGCGGCTGATCTTAAGAAAAATATTTCTAATTTTAAAATCATTCTGGTCGGCGAAGAAACGTTGAACGAACCCGGTGCGCTGAATGATCTAAAATCTCAATGTCATGATCTGGGATTAGAAGAGCATGTTATCTTTACGGGCTTTCGCAGTGATATTCCGCAAATTGCAGCGTCCTTGGATATTTTAGTCATGAGCTCGGATGCGGAAACCTTTGGTCGAGTGATTATCGAGGGCATGGCCTCAGAGGTGGCGGTGATCGCTTCCAAAGCAGGCGGAGTTGTCGATATCGTTGATGAGGGTAAAACGGGCTTTATGTTTAAGCCAGGTAATCATGTGGAGTTGGCGGAAAAGATTTTAACTCTTTATAAGGACCGGGATCTGCG
This genomic window contains:
- a CDS encoding glycosyltransferase family 4 protein; amino-acid sequence: MSAGILQVCLSASWGGQEMVAFETAELLKNKNLECVTLATVGSPLALRLKKIGCEVLECSPGISESLRNLTTLRRFLKAHAVSTVLVQQLRDLFAVRIALLGFTKIKVVGVSHTFVGISKKDCYHRWVYNRIQHMIALTPVHRQNLIEHLPIAPEKIVVIPNSVDTNWFNPVRRDSLLRKQWGNDDQTLLIGLIGRLDKAKGQSVLLKAAADLKKNISNFKIILVGEETLNEPGALNDLKSQCHDLGLEEHVIFTGFRSDIPQIAASLDILVMSSDAETFGRVIIEGMASEVAVIASKAGGVVDIVDEGKTGFMFKPGNHVELAEKILTLYKDRDLRARIAHSGREKALSEYDFSKVSQRLLETLQADQK